The Timaviella obliquedivisa GSE-PSE-MK23-08B region ACGGGGATTAGCGTTGACAAACGTGGGTAGGGTGGTGGGCTGCACTCGATAGGTGTTAAACCCGAAGCCCAGTACGCCTGTGAGAGCGGTGACTGTGCTGCCGATGCGCAGGGTGCCGTCTTGCAGGAAGGGCACGATCGCCGGGTTTTGGGTGGTGCTGCCATCATCAAGCAGAATATCGCGCAGGTTATTAGCAGTCTGCTGGGCGGTGACAGCGGCAACGTTGTTTTCGTTGTTTTCGGTTCCGGTGGTGGGAATATCAGTTGGGTCAATAAAGTTGGTGGGGTTAAACAGCCGCCCTTCTGAAGACAGCAACACTTCGCCAAATCGACCCAGGTTGAAGTTTTCGGTGACGGTTAGGACTTCAGGAAAGGTCACTAGCATTCCTTCATAGCGTTCTAGGTCGATCGCCGTGGGTAAATCAATGGCGATCGGGGCGGGAACCGTTGACCCTGAACCCAGGATGCTTAGCCCAGTAATGTTGCCGATTTGGGTTTGACCAAAAGTCTCGGAGACTAATCCGGTGAGGCGTACCGTTTGACCCACACTCACGTCGATACTGTTAGGCGCGAACACAAAAATGCCATCTGAAGTTTCAGCATCGTTATCCCCAACTGCATCTTGGACATAGAATCCGTTCAACCTGCCAGCGCCCTGGAAATCTCCGGTCACAACGGCTTCAAGCGTGACGGTTTGTCCGGCTATTGGACTAGCTGCCCCTTTGCCTTGCACTTCGTAGACTTTGCTCAAGGACACGTCGTTGTCGATAACGTTGACGTTGAGGTTAGGAATGGGGGTTAGCGTATTGGAGTAGGCTGCATCGGCGCTGCTGGCGATCGTGTGGGTAATGATGCCAGGATGCGGGGAGCCTTCTGCGTCTAGATCGTTGACGGCTCGAACGGTGATTGTGCGAGGATTTGCGTCCGTTAAGGTGAGGGTGACGGTACTGAAGAAGTTAACGCCGTCAGCACTAATTTGCGTTTCAGCATCGGCAGCGATCGCCACATTTACTGCTCCACTTGGTGTGGTGTTCAGGACGATCGTGTAGGTATCGGTGGTTTCTCCTTGCTCATTAACGTCGGTGCTGCCCCCTGATTGGGCGATCGTCACGCCTGCCCCCGTCACAGGACTAGCAGCATAGCTTCCTAATCCATCTACGGTATCGGTGGCAAACCCGTCCCATTGCACGCTTGGATCAAACAAGTCGTTGGGATTGGTGTCACCAGTCGTCACGCTGGTTTTACGGCGCAGCGTATTATCTGCGGTGCTCGCTAGCCCAGTGCCCCATTCTGTGCCAGGGTCAAAGCCAATCTGCCCGATCGAATCGATAATGGTGCCGCTAGGGCCGCCCTGCCGTAGCACGATCGCATCATCTCCGTTAAACCAGCCTGCACCGCTGGTCTGGTCTGCCTGTGCCAATATTGCTGCATTGGCGCTGCTTTGGGCTAGCACAAACACATCACCCGCTGCGACTGTGCCTGTTAAGGAAATTGTGAGTCCTGCGGTCGTGGAACCATTGAAATAGTACTGCACTACGTAGTCAGCCAAATTGATCGCTGCACCTGTGCTGTTGAAGATCTCTAGGGCTTTATTGTTGCTGCTGCCCTCAATGTATTCCGAGAAAAATAATGCCATTGAAATCTCCGTAAGAGGTAAAAAGCTTAGGTCAATCGTTCAGATCAAATCGGAGCGATCGCCATTCATCGGGCGATCGCTCACTTGTAAACCAGCGTAGAAAAGCTTTCTGCGCTGGTTGCATGATCACAATTGGGTTTAGGAAATCAAAGTTATGCTATTCCAGAGGGCTAGAAGTTTAAGTGACTGCATTAGCCTGACAAGGATAAGTAGTCTGGTTTTGATTGAATAGACAAAGACGCACCGAGATTCCAGGTTAGTGACCCTGCTCAGCCTGGGCGATCGCAGATTAGGCGAAGAATTTACGCTCAATGGATTTTACTCAGGCTTTGCTAACGGCACCAATCTCTACACCATGCCATAGGGATATTAAGAAATTAATATCCCTGGTTTAATAATGCATATTTCACTGACCTAAAAAGACCGCTCAAAACCACCTGAGATGACCTTGTGTTTGAGCTATTCATTATAAAATACGGCATCTTGGTCGGGATACTGTACTTTTATCACGAAATAAGCTTAACTATATAGTTACAATCCGGCATCTTGACCAACTTACTGGAGTTTCAGTAAAGGAGCAATCGACAATGAAAAAACTGAAGTTTCGTCCACTCAACAAATTTTTGGCACTGCTTTTAGTGGGTGTGGGTTTAACACTGGGAATTGCAGCTTGCACTGGCTCCAGCACTACCACAAGTTCGCCAGCCGCAGGATCTACCGCTGCAAAAGAGCCTGTTGAACTGACTTTCGTCTCTTTTGCAGTTACCCAAGCAGCATACGAAAAGATCGTGCCGCTGTTCGCTGAAAAGTGGAAACAAGAGCATAATCAAGAAGTTTCCTTCAATCAAAGCTACGGAGGATCTGGCTCTCAAACCCGCGCCGTAATTGATGGATTGGAAGCCGATGTCGTGGCGCTAGCGCTGGCGCTAGATACCGAAAAGATTGAGAAAGCTAAATTAATTGAACCCGGCTGGGAAAAAGAAGCTCCCAATGACAGCATTGTTACCAAGTCGGTCGCAGTGCTAGTCACCCGCGAAGGTAATCCCAAAAATATTAAAAGCTGGGCAGACTTGAGCCGCCCCGATGTTAAAGTCATCACTGCTAATCCCAAGACTTCTGGAGGTGCCCGCTGGAACTTCCTGGCACTGTGGGGAGCCATTAGCCAAACGGGTGGAGATGCTGCTAAAGCTGAAGCGTTCACCACCAACGTCTTTAAGAACGTACCCATTTTGCCTAAAGATGCCCGTGAAGCCACAGATGTATTCTTTAAGCAAGGACAAGGCGATGTGTTGATTAATTATGAAAATGAAGTGCTGCTGGCAAAACAGAGAGGGGAAATACTGCCCTTTGTCATTCCTGATCCTAATATTTCTATCGACAACCCGATCGCCGTCGTCGATGCCAATGTCGATAAGCATGGTACCCGTGAAGTAGCGGAGGCTTTTGTGCAGTTTCTATTTACACCAGAAGCACAGAGAGAATTTGCTAAAGCGGGTTTTCGCGCGGTAGACGAGGGCGTAGTGAAGGACTCTATCAAAGATTTTCCTACCATTAAAAACCTGTTCACTATCACTGATTTGGGCGGTTGGGATCAGGTGCAGAAAGCGTACTTTGACGATGGTGCAATCTTTGACAAGATTCAGGCACAGGCTGGTAAATCTTAAACTCTTCCACTGATGTAGTTAAATTTTATGTCAATTTTATCTTCCTCTTCTCGTTCACGATCGCATCGCAAAAATCCTTTAACTCAGTTGATTGACTTGTCAATTCCGTGGAAAGTAACCTGGGTTTATCTCACGATCATGTTGTTTCTACCCATGGTTGCTTTGTTCTTAAAAGCAGCGACTCTCAGCCCTACTGAGATTTGGAAGGTAGCAACTAGTCCAACTGCCCTTTCTGCTTACAATGTTACCTTTGTGACTGCGTTCATCGCAGCCTCTATTAATGGCGTTATGGGTGTGGCGGTTGCCTGGGTGTTGGTGCGCTATGAGTTTCCTTTTCGCAAAATTTTGGATGCAGCGATCGACTTACCCTTTGCCCTACCCACTGCTGTTGCAGGCTTAACCATTGCCACAGTTTACAGCGAGAATGGCTGGATTGGTTCGCTGTTGGCTCCTTTGGGCATTAAAGTTGCGTTCACTCGTTTAGGGGTGGGAGTCGCGATGCTGTTCATCTCTCTACCTTTTGTAGTCCGTACGGTGCAGCCTGTTTTACAAGGAATAGAAGACGATGTTGAAGAAGCAGCGTGGTGCCTGGGGGCATCTCGATGGGAAACATTTTGGAAGGTGGTTTTGCCCCCTTTGATGCCTGCGGTGCTAACAGGCGTGGCGCTAGGGTTTGCCCGTGCAGTGGGTGAGTATGGTTCGGTAGTGTTGGTGGCAGCAAATGTGCCTTTCCAAGACCTGATTGCACCTGTGCTTATTTTTCAGCGCTTAGAGCAATATGACTACGCCGGAGCAACGGTAATTGGTGTCGTTATGCTGCTAGTTTCTTTGGTAGTTTTGTTAGGTATTAATCTCTTGCAAGCTTGGGGAAGACGCTATGACGGCTAATTTGCAACCAGATTTTGGGGTAAATCCATTGCCTCCTGCGCCTACACAAACTGGCAAAAGAGAAGCATCGCCTTGGGCAAAGAACGGGTTGATTGCAGTTGTTGTCTTTTATCTGCTGTTGTTGCTATTCGTACCCGCAGTGAGTTTATTTGTCCAAGCTTTTAGCAACGGAATTGAAGGATTTCTAGATACTCTGACCGATCGCGCGTTTTTATCTGCGGTGCGCTTAACGTTATTAATGGCAGTGGTAACGGTACCGCTCAATGCAGTATTTGGACTTTGTGCGGCTTGGGCGATCGCCCGTAACAAGTTCCCTGGACGAGCATTGCTGATTAGTATTCTTGACTTGCCCTTTTCCATTTCACCCGTTGTGGCTGGGTTAATGATTGTGTTGCTCTATGGGCGTAACGGCTGGTTTGGGCCTTGGCTGCAAGCGGCAGATATCAAAGTTCTTTTCGCACTTCCAGGAATGCTATTAGCAACTGCCTTTGTCACCTTGCCATTTGTTGCCAGGGAAGTAATTCCCACTCTAGAAGAAATTGGTTCTGATCAAGAAGAAGCAGCAAAAATTTTGGGCGCAAATGATTGGCAAACTTTTTGGAGAGTAACGCTGCCTTCAATTCGTTGGAGTTTGCTCTACGGCATTATTCTGACAAATGCTAGAGCCATGGGTGAATTTGGGGCGATCGTCGTGGTATCAGGCAGCATTGCTGGTAAAACACAGACGCTACCCCTGTTTGTGGAAGATGCGTACAAGCAATATAACACCCAGTCTGCTTATAGTGCGGCGGTGTTATTAGCAGGGTTGGCGGTAGTAACGCTGGTATTGAAAGAGATTATGGAACGTAAAACCCAAATCAAAGATGCTAAGTAGTGTTTCTTGCCAAAAAGATCGATCTTTCTAGCAAGAGTTCAATCAGACTTAG contains the following coding sequences:
- a CDS encoding ExeM/NucH family extracellular endonuclease, with protein sequence MALFFSEYIEGSSNNKALEIFNSTGAAINLADYVVQYYFNGSTTAGLTISLTGTVAAGDVFVLAQSSANAAILAQADQTSGAGWFNGDDAIVLRQGGPSGTIIDSIGQIGFDPGTEWGTGLASTADNTLRRKTSVTTGDTNPNDLFDPSVQWDGFATDTVDGLGSYAASPVTGAGVTIAQSGGSTDVNEQGETTDTYTIVLNTTPSGAVNVAIAADAETQISADGVNFFSTVTLTLTDANPRTITVRAVNDLDAEGSPHPGIITHTIASSADAAYSNTLTPIPNLNVNVIDNDVSLSKVYEVQGKGAASPIAGQTVTLEAVVTGDFQGAGRLNGFYVQDAVGDNDAETSDGIFVFAPNSIDVSVGQTVRLTGLVSETFGQTQIGNITGLSILGSGSTVPAPIAIDLPTAIDLERYEGMLVTFPEVLTVTENFNLGRFGEVLLSSEGRLFNPTNFIDPTDIPTTGTENNENNVAAVTAQQTANNLRDILLDDGSTTQNPAIVPFLQDGTLRIGSTVTALTGVLGFGFNTYRVQPTTLPTFVNANPRTAAPDPVGGNVKVASFNVLNYFNGDGMGGGFPTSRGADTAAEFERQSDKIVSAIAALNADVVGLIEIENDGDGAQSAIAELVDRLNTALGANVYDYIRDPATGTGTDAIKVAFIYKPGNVTPVGAALSDSDAVYDRLPVAQTFALNANGETFTPVINHFKSKGGTGTGLDADQLDGQGAFNATRVQQAEALLGFVNELKTTTGDSDVMVLGDLNAYGEEDPIDVLRNGGLVDELGKFISEPYSFVFAGQSGRLDHALTTSSLSAQITGATEWHINADEPRILDYNQEFNPAGLYQPTPYRSSDHDPVVVGANLMSSVRVVNGGNGSDMLSGTSGRDELNGGNGNDILSGGNGNDILNGNNGNDTLLGQISNDILNGGNGDDLLDGGQGQDTLSGGSGSDRFVLRAGEGSDTILDFQNNTDLIALSGGLTFGQLAIEASGNNTFIRLTGTNELLATLNGVRANTITTSDFVAV
- a CDS encoding sulfate ABC transporter substrate-binding protein codes for the protein MKKLKFRPLNKFLALLLVGVGLTLGIAACTGSSTTTSSPAAGSTAAKEPVELTFVSFAVTQAAYEKIVPLFAEKWKQEHNQEVSFNQSYGGSGSQTRAVIDGLEADVVALALALDTEKIEKAKLIEPGWEKEAPNDSIVTKSVAVLVTREGNPKNIKSWADLSRPDVKVITANPKTSGGARWNFLALWGAISQTGGDAAKAEAFTTNVFKNVPILPKDAREATDVFFKQGQGDVLINYENEVLLAKQRGEILPFVIPDPNISIDNPIAVVDANVDKHGTREVAEAFVQFLFTPEAQREFAKAGFRAVDEGVVKDSIKDFPTIKNLFTITDLGGWDQVQKAYFDDGAIFDKIQAQAGKS
- the cysT gene encoding sulfate ABC transporter permease subunit CysT, with amino-acid sequence MSILSSSSRSRSHRKNPLTQLIDLSIPWKVTWVYLTIMLFLPMVALFLKAATLSPTEIWKVATSPTALSAYNVTFVTAFIAASINGVMGVAVAWVLVRYEFPFRKILDAAIDLPFALPTAVAGLTIATVYSENGWIGSLLAPLGIKVAFTRLGVGVAMLFISLPFVVRTVQPVLQGIEDDVEEAAWCLGASRWETFWKVVLPPLMPAVLTGVALGFARAVGEYGSVVLVAANVPFQDLIAPVLIFQRLEQYDYAGATVIGVVMLLVSLVVLLGINLLQAWGRRYDG
- the cysW gene encoding sulfate ABC transporter permease subunit CysW, coding for MTANLQPDFGVNPLPPAPTQTGKREASPWAKNGLIAVVVFYLLLLLFVPAVSLFVQAFSNGIEGFLDTLTDRAFLSAVRLTLLMAVVTVPLNAVFGLCAAWAIARNKFPGRALLISILDLPFSISPVVAGLMIVLLYGRNGWFGPWLQAADIKVLFALPGMLLATAFVTLPFVAREVIPTLEEIGSDQEEAAKILGANDWQTFWRVTLPSIRWSLLYGIILTNARAMGEFGAIVVVSGSIAGKTQTLPLFVEDAYKQYNTQSAYSAAVLLAGLAVVTLVLKEIMERKTQIKDAK